The proteins below are encoded in one region of Shewanella algae:
- a CDS encoding porin yields the protein MNKTILALAIPALLLCGSAQAIDLYNDDTNSFGISGWLGFAAYNDGHETSVIDDTSRIRLSFERKERNGWTAYAVTEWGINMVTSDDNLVLQGGRLAAEKTDDFLNNRLGYVGLSHDTWGSLTFGKQWGAYYDVAGTTDLPNVVAGYAVGAYTFGDGGLTGTGRADAAFQYRNDFGPLHLALQYAAKQDGEVSVQDSNGEPLANSELDFDSSYGASLTYSVTDKFKLLAGFNRGDIDGHLEGSELKVTNQIVGIGAMYGDYYHYAPNREASGLYVGFNAHKSDNNELVGGELYDATGAELMVAYQYDNGFVPIAMLSYLDLDTDQHSAIQGDWRRQFAMVGLHYRYSRDTVMFFEAKLDFSDMDDPAEDAAQDNNFAVGINYFF from the coding sequence ATGAACAAGACAATACTGGCGCTGGCAATCCCTGCGCTGCTGCTCTGCGGCTCAGCCCAGGCAATCGATCTGTACAACGATGATACCAATAGCTTTGGCATCAGCGGCTGGCTGGGTTTCGCCGCCTACAATGATGGCCACGAGACCTCAGTAATTGACGACACGTCAAGGATACGTTTGAGCTTCGAGCGTAAAGAGCGCAACGGCTGGACCGCCTATGCTGTCACCGAATGGGGCATCAACATGGTCACCAGTGATGACAATCTGGTGCTACAGGGCGGCAGACTCGCCGCAGAGAAAACCGATGACTTCCTTAACAACCGCCTGGGTTATGTCGGTCTGTCCCACGATACCTGGGGTAGCCTGACTTTCGGGAAGCAGTGGGGTGCCTATTATGACGTGGCCGGTACCACAGACTTACCCAATGTCGTGGCCGGTTATGCCGTCGGCGCTTACACCTTCGGCGATGGTGGCCTAACGGGTACCGGACGCGCCGATGCCGCATTCCAATACCGCAATGACTTTGGCCCACTGCATCTGGCACTGCAATACGCCGCCAAGCAAGATGGTGAGGTCTCGGTACAAGACAGCAACGGCGAACCACTGGCCAACTCTGAACTGGACTTTGATTCCAGCTACGGTGCCAGCCTGACCTACAGCGTCACCGACAAGTTCAAACTACTGGCCGGCTTCAACCGTGGTGATATCGATGGCCACCTGGAAGGCAGCGAACTCAAGGTGACCAACCAGATAGTAGGCATAGGTGCCATGTATGGCGACTATTATCACTATGCACCCAACCGTGAAGCCAGCGGTTTGTATGTGGGTTTCAACGCCCACAAGAGTGACAACAACGAACTGGTTGGCGGTGAACTGTACGACGCCACCGGCGCCGAACTGATGGTGGCCTACCAATACGACAACGGCTTTGTGCCCATTGCCATGCTCAGCTACCTAGATCTGGATACAGATCAGCACAGCGCCATTCAAGGGGACTGGCGTCGCCAGTTTGCCATGGTGGGTCTGCACTATAGATACAGCAGAGACACTGTGATGTTCTTTGAGGCCAAACTGGACTTCAGCGACATGGATGACCCGGCCGAAGATGCCGCCCAGGACAATAACTTCGCAGTGGGGATCAACTACTTCTTTTAA
- a CDS encoding TetR/AcrR family transcriptional regulator, which produces MTNNSTPGAPRTKPAEVRLDELMDAAQKLFIEKGFEATTVSDIVREAKVAKGTFYHYFNAKPEILSALRQRFSRHFVEQVQLAMDACDSDDWPTRLDVWCRASVNAYLAGIELHDLLFHDNYYHGHGNSERDRVLAQIIELLLSGKRHGAWQLERPELSAIILYHGMHGAVDNAMHNGITDRQATAQQLGEDLSLEFRRLLGC; this is translated from the coding sequence ATGACAAATAACAGCACCCCGGGGGCTCCACGCACTAAACCGGCAGAGGTTCGTCTCGATGAACTCATGGATGCGGCACAGAAGTTATTTATTGAGAAGGGGTTTGAAGCCACTACAGTCAGCGACATAGTGCGCGAGGCCAAGGTCGCCAAGGGGACTTTTTACCACTACTTCAATGCCAAGCCGGAGATACTCTCGGCTCTGCGGCAACGCTTTAGCCGGCATTTTGTCGAGCAGGTGCAACTGGCAATGGATGCCTGCGATAGCGATGACTGGCCGACACGACTGGATGTTTGGTGCCGGGCCAGTGTCAACGCCTATCTGGCCGGTATAGAGCTGCACGACCTGCTCTTCCATGACAACTATTACCACGGTCACGGCAACAGCGAGCGGGATCGGGTGTTGGCGCAGATTATTGAGCTTTTGCTAAGCGGCAAGCGCCATGGCGCCTGGCAGTTGGAAAGGCCAGAGCTGAGCGCCATCATCCTCTATCACGGCATGCATGGCGCGGTAGACAACGCCATGCATAACGGCATCACGGACCGCCAAGCGACGGCGCAACAACTCGGCGAAGATCTGTCACTGGAATTCCGGCGTCTGCTGGGCTGTTAG
- the potE gene encoding putrescine-ornithine antiporter translates to MSKANNKIGVVQLTILTIVNMMGSGIIMLPTQLAQVGTISILSWLVTAAGSTALAYAFAKCGMFSKKSGGMGGYAEYAFGRSGNFMANYTYAVSLLIANVAIAISAVGYGAVLFGVELSPIAICLATIGVLWLATVANFGGARITGQVSSVTVWGIIIPVIGVSLIGWFWFDFDLYKAAWNPHDMPFFKALGGSIAMTLWAFLGLESACANSEAVENPEKNVPIAVMGGTIGAAVIYIISTNVIAGIVPNGELALSNAPFGLAFAQMFNPTIGSIVMACAIISCTGSLLGWQFTIAQVFKSSADEGFFPKAFSKVTKKDAPVVGMLIIVSVQTVLSLMTISPSLSKQFEALVNLAVVTNIIPYILSMAALGVMQKQLNIPVKQARIANFMAVIGALYSFYALYSSGETAVMLGSIATFFGWTLFGIISNKNDKQKLKHA, encoded by the coding sequence ATGAGCAAAGCAAATAATAAAATTGGCGTGGTTCAGCTAACCATACTCACCATAGTGAACATGATGGGCTCAGGTATCATTATGCTGCCAACCCAGCTGGCTCAGGTGGGAACGATTTCAATTCTGTCCTGGTTGGTAACGGCAGCGGGTTCAACGGCATTGGCCTACGCCTTTGCCAAGTGCGGTATGTTCAGCAAAAAATCCGGTGGTATGGGCGGTTATGCCGAGTATGCCTTCGGTCGCAGTGGCAACTTTATGGCCAACTATACCTATGCGGTATCTCTGTTGATCGCCAACGTGGCCATCGCGATTTCCGCCGTGGGCTATGGTGCCGTGCTGTTCGGTGTCGAACTCAGCCCCATCGCTATCTGTCTGGCCACAATAGGTGTGCTCTGGCTGGCCACTGTGGCCAACTTCGGTGGTGCCCGCATCACAGGTCAGGTATCCAGTGTTACCGTGTGGGGGATTATCATTCCGGTTATCGGGGTGTCCCTCATAGGTTGGTTCTGGTTCGACTTTGACCTGTACAAAGCGGCCTGGAACCCCCACGACATGCCATTCTTCAAGGCTCTGGGTGGCTCAATCGCCATGACACTGTGGGCCTTCCTGGGATTGGAATCTGCCTGTGCCAACTCTGAAGCAGTAGAGAACCCAGAGAAAAACGTGCCTATCGCGGTAATGGGCGGCACCATAGGTGCAGCGGTTATCTATATCATCTCTACCAACGTGATCGCCGGTATTGTGCCCAACGGTGAGCTGGCGCTGTCCAACGCACCTTTCGGTCTGGCCTTTGCGCAAATGTTCAACCCCACTATCGGTTCTATCGTCATGGCCTGTGCCATCATCTCTTGTACCGGTTCCCTGCTGGGTTGGCAGTTCACCATCGCCCAGGTGTTCAAGTCATCTGCCGATGAAGGTTTCTTCCCTAAAGCCTTCTCCAAGGTAACCAAGAAAGACGCCCCGGTTGTCGGCATGCTGATCATCGTTTCGGTACAAACCGTACTGTCACTGATGACCATCAGCCCATCGCTGAGCAAACAGTTTGAGGCGCTGGTTAACCTGGCCGTGGTCACCAACATCATCCCATACATCCTTTCCATGGCTGCTCTGGGTGTGATGCAAAAGCAATTGAATATCCCTGTAAAACAGGCCCGAATTGCCAACTTTATGGCCGTAATTGGTGCCCTGTACAGCTTCTATGCCCTCTATAGCTCAGGTGAAACCGCCGTGATGCTGGGTTCTATCGCAACTTTCTTCGGTTGGACCCTGTTCGGCATTATTTCCAACAAAAACGACAAGCAAAAATTGAAACACGCTTAA
- a CDS encoding DEAD/DEAH box helicase — translation MPAKPLLAYYQDCYKEDCVDLNLWHLGKLNQEDRLFIEGEDSLLSGFLPRQPIAHEAGAQLLPRIAMYQRERQLLYVSHFVVGQLKEEGQTRTVLSPLVFKEAQLEEDDGSFYVSLKEGALQINEPLLRLLLPEDTMEAGFDAIFAPERPDSWTSLLSQSHQNIDTLGLLGFPKLTGYDSLARLTRKRKLTLVPASALVFLKRPSASRGILHEISAMMNAAELSAPLQNLMGTQLPPKTEAKRRLKSQYLPCLLSRAQQQVLEIGAGHSLGCVVGPPGTGKSYTIAAVATEHMARGESVLIVANNEHALDVINDKLESQFGLKDISLRAGQKAFLKQLKDYLSNLLDGYHSLEHTPPRQLESQLNLLNRQLDNSERRLLRFLRRAIRRGQRLHKLERSQRRWLLQLYLALFGHSMENLSQHWDTLDELNDSLTTKEALAAKLLQNVKASRVAGLLNNHRQQLQTFNQAIRSRTSQRQFALFDTLDYQVLQQAFPIWLVSLNTLHKVLPLQRELFDLVIFDEASQSNITSALPALFRAKRALVVGDGKQLRHISFLSRSKEQALQQLHGVSTAQSGICSYRDKSILDLVAEQIASQQQVAFLDEHFRSAPELISFSNSQFYQQRLRIMQHRPCTSSGHLHLHSVMGERSEQGVNQAEISALCNLIRQQIDSCEQAGMTKSLGVLSPFRAQADALADALFKQFSATELEKYRLRADTPFGFQGEERDIMYLSFAVDPHSKRAAVYLNREDVFNVAITRAREQQHLFVSVAAQELPSNSLLRLYLESSRQFNARHRQNDQLDQFQRQLCDALAGHNIETWPGYEIAGTEVDILCRWQGEYLALDLIGFPGPWMDFFELDTYKILQRAKVPMLPISYGLWLKNPGACIERIRSKLTREPQS, via the coding sequence ATGCCCGCCAAACCATTACTCGCTTACTACCAGGATTGCTATAAGGAAGATTGTGTCGACCTTAATCTGTGGCACCTTGGCAAACTAAACCAGGAAGACAGGTTGTTTATTGAGGGCGAGGATTCGCTGCTTTCAGGCTTCCTGCCAAGACAGCCAATCGCCCATGAAGCAGGGGCGCAGCTCCTACCCAGAATCGCCATGTACCAGCGCGAGCGCCAACTGCTCTATGTTTCCCATTTCGTGGTCGGCCAGCTAAAGGAAGAGGGGCAGACCCGCACTGTACTCAGCCCTCTGGTTTTTAAAGAAGCCCAGTTGGAAGAGGATGACGGCAGCTTCTATGTTTCCCTCAAAGAGGGGGCCCTGCAGATTAACGAGCCCTTGCTGCGGCTGTTATTGCCGGAAGACACTATGGAAGCCGGCTTTGATGCCATCTTCGCTCCCGAGCGCCCCGACAGCTGGACCTCGCTGTTGAGCCAGAGCCACCAGAACATAGATACCCTGGGGCTGCTGGGATTCCCCAAACTGACAGGCTATGACAGCCTCGCCCGCCTGACCCGCAAGCGTAAGTTAACTCTGGTGCCGGCATCGGCACTGGTGTTTCTGAAACGCCCCAGCGCCAGTCGCGGCATACTGCATGAGATCTCTGCCATGATGAATGCGGCCGAACTCTCGGCGCCGCTGCAGAATCTGATGGGAACACAACTGCCACCCAAGACCGAAGCCAAGCGCCGCCTCAAAAGCCAGTACCTGCCCTGCCTCTTGTCCCGGGCACAGCAGCAAGTGCTGGAGATAGGCGCCGGCCACAGTCTTGGCTGCGTTGTCGGGCCGCCGGGAACCGGCAAGAGTTATACCATAGCCGCCGTCGCGACCGAACATATGGCCCGGGGCGAGTCTGTGCTGATCGTTGCCAACAACGAGCATGCGCTCGATGTCATTAACGACAAGCTTGAGAGTCAGTTCGGGCTCAAGGACATCAGCCTGCGGGCGGGACAAAAGGCCTTCCTGAAACAGCTCAAGGATTATCTCAGCAATCTGCTGGACGGCTATCATTCACTTGAGCACACACCCCCGCGACAGTTGGAAAGCCAGCTCAATTTATTGAACCGGCAACTGGACAACTCAGAACGCCGGCTGCTGCGATTTTTACGCCGCGCCATTCGCCGCGGTCAAAGGCTGCACAAACTGGAACGCTCACAGCGGCGCTGGTTATTGCAGCTCTATCTTGCTCTGTTTGGCCACAGCATGGAAAACCTGAGCCAACATTGGGACACCCTGGATGAGTTGAACGATAGTCTGACAACCAAAGAGGCGTTGGCGGCCAAGTTGCTGCAAAATGTCAAAGCCAGCCGGGTCGCCGGCTTGCTGAACAACCACAGGCAACAGCTGCAAACTTTCAATCAAGCGATTCGTTCCCGCACCTCACAGCGACAGTTTGCACTGTTCGATACCTTGGATTACCAGGTGTTGCAGCAGGCGTTTCCCATCTGGCTGGTGAGCCTCAACACCCTTCACAAGGTATTGCCGCTGCAGCGGGAGCTATTCGATCTGGTTATCTTCGATGAAGCCAGCCAGAGCAATATCACCAGCGCCTTACCGGCGCTGTTTCGGGCCAAACGGGCACTGGTCGTCGGCGATGGCAAGCAGCTCAGGCATATCTCTTTCCTGTCCCGCAGCAAAGAGCAGGCGTTGCAACAACTGCATGGCGTATCCACTGCGCAATCCGGCATCTGCAGCTATCGCGATAAATCGATTTTGGATCTGGTGGCCGAGCAGATAGCCTCCCAGCAGCAGGTCGCCTTTCTCGATGAGCACTTTCGCAGCGCTCCCGAGCTTATCAGCTTCAGCAACTCGCAGTTTTATCAGCAGCGGTTGCGGATAATGCAGCACAGACCCTGTACCAGCAGCGGCCATCTGCATCTGCACTCAGTGATGGGCGAGCGCAGTGAACAGGGAGTCAACCAGGCTGAAATCAGTGCACTGTGCAACCTGATAAGGCAGCAGATAGACAGCTGCGAACAAGCGGGAATGACCAAGTCGCTGGGAGTGTTATCGCCTTTTAGAGCTCAGGCCGATGCGCTGGCCGATGCTTTGTTCAAACAGTTTTCCGCCACCGAGCTGGAAAAGTATCGCTTGCGGGCCGACACCCCCTTTGGTTTTCAGGGAGAGGAGCGCGACATTATGTATCTCTCCTTCGCCGTTGACCCACATAGCAAGAGAGCCGCGGTATATCTCAACCGCGAAGATGTGTTCAATGTAGCCATTACCCGCGCCAGGGAACAACAGCACCTGTTTGTTTCGGTGGCGGCCCAAGAGCTGCCGAGCAACTCACTGCTGCGCCTCTATCTGGAATCCAGCCGTCAATTCAATGCTCGGCACAGGCAAAATGACCAGTTGGATCAATTTCAGCGCCAGCTTTGTGACGCCTTGGCCGGGCACAATATCGAAACCTGGCCGGGCTATGAGATAGCCGGCACAGAGGTGGATATCCTCTGCCGCTGGCAGGGCGAGTATCTGGCGCTGGATCTCATAGGCTTTCCCGGCCCCTGGATGGACTTTTTTGAACTGGACACATACAAGATACTGCAGCGGGCCAAGGTGCCCATGTTGCCCATCAGCTATGGACTCTGGTTGAAAAATCCCGGTGCCTGTATCGAACGCATTCGCAGTAAGCTGACTCGGGAACCCCAGAGTTAA
- a CDS encoding YgiQ family radical SAM protein has protein sequence MQVESSLFQYPKYWAECYGTAPFLPMSRKEMEQLGWDSCDVILVTGDAYVDHPSFGMAVIGRLLEAQGFRVGIISQPDWSSKEAFMSLGKPNLFFGVTAGNMDSMINRYTADRKLRHDDAYTPGNEGGKRPDRAVTVYTQRCKEAFKEVPVVIGGIEASLRRIAHYDYWSDKVRRSVIFDAKADILIYGNAERPLVEVAHRLAKGETMAQMQNIRGTAVIRKEPLPEWRGMDSRKIDQLHKIDPIPNPYGADDVGCQNLSGPSDKKIFDNDAPKPISVQPPKPRPWEQTYVLLPAFERVSEDRYLYAHASRILHQEQNPGCARALFQPHGDRGVWVNPPAWPLNTDEMDAVFDLPYARVPHPVYGKAKIPAYDMIKTSINIMRGCFGGCSFCSITEHEGRIIQSRSKESIIKEIKDIQQKVPGFTGVISDLGGPTANMYRLGCKSEKAEKTCRRLSCVFPGICGHLDTDHQHTIDLYRAARDVPGIKKVLIASGVRYDLAIEDPRYVKELAKHHVGGYLKIAPEHTEEGPLSKMMKPGMGTYDKFKELFDQYSAEAGKQQYLIPYFISAHPGTTDEDMLNLALWLKERKFKLDQVQNFYPSPMANATTIYHTELNSLKNVKHSSEEVPVAKKGRQRRLHKALLRYHDSAGWPLIREALIAMGKQHLIGTGPQHLVPPEGRAEAWAGKHNRKGADKGRQGLTRFSDNQFAERSGKAAKGKPTEGAKGGNKAGKGKGGDHTTTGKVATAKGSKPGSGKARPGARPVFGHTQSHSQGKSQGQSKKSK, from the coding sequence ATGCAAGTCGAATCCAGCTTATTTCAGTATCCCAAGTATTGGGCCGAGTGTTACGGCACGGCTCCCTTTCTGCCCATGTCCCGCAAGGAGATGGAACAACTGGGATGGGACAGCTGTGATGTGATCCTGGTGACAGGTGATGCCTATGTGGATCACCCCAGTTTCGGCATGGCGGTGATAGGCCGTTTGCTGGAAGCGCAGGGATTCAGAGTGGGGATCATCTCGCAGCCGGATTGGTCCAGCAAAGAGGCCTTTATGAGCCTGGGTAAACCGAATCTGTTTTTCGGGGTCACTGCAGGCAATATGGATTCGATGATCAACCGTTATACGGCCGATCGTAAACTGCGCCACGACGATGCCTATACCCCGGGCAATGAAGGCGGCAAGCGCCCGGATCGCGCCGTGACGGTTTATACCCAGCGCTGTAAGGAAGCCTTTAAAGAGGTGCCCGTGGTCATAGGCGGTATCGAGGCCAGCCTGCGGCGGATTGCCCACTATGACTATTGGTCCGACAAAGTGCGCCGCAGTGTGATTTTTGATGCCAAGGCCGACATCCTGATCTACGGTAATGCCGAGCGGCCGCTGGTGGAAGTGGCGCACCGTCTCGCCAAGGGTGAAACCATGGCGCAGATGCAGAATATCCGCGGCACAGCGGTTATCCGAAAAGAGCCACTGCCAGAATGGCGCGGCATGGACTCGCGCAAGATAGATCAGTTGCACAAAATTGACCCTATCCCCAATCCCTATGGCGCCGATGATGTCGGCTGCCAGAACTTGTCCGGGCCATCCGACAAGAAGATCTTCGACAACGACGCTCCCAAGCCCATCAGTGTGCAGCCACCCAAGCCAAGGCCCTGGGAGCAGACCTATGTGTTGCTGCCGGCCTTCGAGCGGGTGAGTGAAGACAGATACCTGTACGCCCATGCATCGAGGATTTTGCATCAGGAGCAAAACCCAGGTTGTGCCAGAGCCCTGTTCCAGCCCCACGGCGATCGTGGTGTTTGGGTCAACCCACCGGCCTGGCCGCTCAACACAGATGAGATGGATGCGGTATTCGACTTGCCTTACGCCAGGGTGCCACACCCGGTTTACGGCAAGGCCAAGATCCCGGCCTACGACATGATCAAGACCTCGATCAATATCATGCGAGGCTGTTTCGGTGGCTGCTCATTTTGTTCGATAACCGAGCATGAAGGGCGGATTATCCAGAGCCGCTCGAAAGAATCAATTATCAAAGAAATTAAAGATATACAGCAGAAAGTGCCTGGATTTACCGGGGTGATTTCCGATCTCGGCGGCCCAACGGCCAACATGTATCGTCTCGGCTGCAAGAGCGAAAAGGCCGAAAAAACCTGTCGGCGCTTATCCTGTGTCTTTCCCGGCATCTGTGGCCATTTGGACACAGATCATCAGCACACCATAGATCTTTACCGCGCCGCCCGGGATGTTCCCGGGATCAAGAAGGTGCTGATCGCCTCCGGCGTGCGTTATGACCTGGCGATTGAAGATCCGCGTTACGTTAAAGAGCTGGCCAAGCACCATGTGGGCGGCTATCTCAAGATAGCGCCGGAACATACCGAAGAGGGGCCTTTATCCAAGATGATGAAGCCAGGTATGGGCACCTACGACAAGTTCAAGGAGCTGTTCGACCAATACTCGGCCGAAGCGGGTAAGCAGCAGTATCTGATCCCCTATTTTATTTCGGCTCACCCGGGCACCACGGACGAGGACATGCTCAACCTGGCGCTGTGGCTCAAGGAGCGTAAGTTCAAGCTGGATCAGGTGCAGAACTTCTACCCATCGCCTATGGCCAATGCCACAACCATCTACCACACAGAGCTGAACTCGTTGAAAAACGTCAAACACAGCAGCGAAGAGGTGCCGGTGGCCAAGAAGGGGCGCCAGCGGCGACTGCATAAGGCCTTGCTGCGCTATCACGACAGCGCAGGTTGGCCGCTGATCCGCGAGGCGCTTATCGCCATGGGGAAACAGCATCTTATCGGCACTGGGCCACAGCATCTGGTGCCCCCGGAAGGCCGCGCCGAAGCCTGGGCCGGTAAGCATAACCGCAAGGGGGCCGACAAGGGTCGCCAGGGACTCACCCGTTTCAGCGACAATCAGTTTGCAGAGCGCAGCGGCAAAGCCGCCAAGGGTAAGCCAACCGAAGGGGCCAAAGGCGGTAACAAGGCCGGAAAAGGCAAGGGTGGCGACCACACAACAACAGGCAAAGTGGCAACAGCTAAAGGCTCCAAGCCCGGCAGTGGCAAAGCCAGACCCGGAGCCAGGCCCGTCTTTGGCCATACCCAGAGTCACAGTCAGGGTAAAAGCCAGGGCCAGAGTAAGAAATCAAAGTAA
- a CDS encoding MFS transporter has product MSSLRQAALLAAICLGTFMATLDISIVNVALPTMKQELAISMADSQWVVNAYALCLSALILSSGPLGDRFGRKLLWLCGVVLFTLGSIACAMADSLWLLLLGRVIQGIAGAAVIPGALSLLTHAFSDVGARTRAIGIWSSVSALSLILGPIVGGLLVQHVGWQSIFWINVPIGIIALLLGAWGLDESADPEQAALDFAGQLLSILFLGGLTYGLIGLGEHDWLSYHTLVPLLLAAILFAVFIRVELKVPRPLLPLKLFRQRDFGCYNSASFVLGFSAYSSVFFMSLFFQEAQRWDAAEAGWRMAPEFIAMAVAAMGFGRLAANFGVRRLMSLGYGLMALALMLLSNLQAETAYFLTAGYLALLGLGMGLAVPATSELVMASVGAQRSGMASATMNAVRQTGMTLGIALLGTLMNRVIYTAKETESGGQFDPSGIAAINHQAVAAGFGVAMFWAGVLCLGMTLWLLLLRHPRLGSLAAAKTASDDC; this is encoded by the coding sequence ATGTCTTCTCTGCGTCAGGCCGCTCTGCTTGCGGCCATCTGTCTGGGCACTTTTATGGCGACTCTGGATATCAGCATAGTCAATGTCGCCTTGCCGACAATGAAACAGGAGTTGGCAATCAGCATGGCGGATTCCCAATGGGTGGTGAACGCCTATGCCCTGTGTTTATCGGCTTTAATTCTTTCTTCCGGGCCGCTGGGGGACCGTTTTGGCCGCAAGTTGTTGTGGCTCTGCGGGGTCGTGCTGTTCACTCTGGGTTCAATCGCCTGCGCCATGGCAGACTCTCTGTGGCTGTTACTTCTGGGAAGGGTGATTCAAGGGATTGCCGGTGCCGCCGTTATCCCGGGAGCCCTGTCCCTGTTGACCCACGCCTTTTCTGATGTTGGCGCCCGCACCCGCGCGATAGGCATCTGGTCATCGGTCAGTGCCCTGTCACTGATACTGGGGCCGATAGTCGGCGGTTTGCTGGTGCAGCATGTGGGTTGGCAGAGCATTTTCTGGATCAATGTCCCCATAGGCATAATCGCATTACTGCTGGGGGCTTGGGGGCTGGACGAGAGTGCCGACCCGGAACAGGCGGCACTGGATTTTGCCGGGCAGTTGCTCAGCATACTTTTCCTTGGGGGACTGACCTATGGCCTTATCGGCTTGGGTGAGCATGATTGGTTGAGTTATCACACCTTGGTGCCGCTGCTGTTGGCCGCCATTTTGTTTGCGGTCTTTATCCGGGTTGAACTTAAGGTGCCGCGGCCACTGCTGCCGCTGAAGTTGTTTCGGCAGCGGGACTTTGGTTGCTATAACTCGGCTTCCTTTGTGTTGGGCTTTTCTGCCTACAGCAGCGTGTTTTTTATGTCGCTGTTTTTTCAGGAAGCGCAGCGTTGGGATGCCGCCGAGGCCGGTTGGCGGATGGCGCCCGAGTTTATCGCCATGGCTGTGGCGGCCATGGGGTTTGGCCGCCTGGCGGCGAACTTTGGAGTCAGGCGACTGATGAGTCTGGGGTATGGATTGATGGCTTTGGCGCTCATGTTGCTGTCAAACCTGCAAGCGGAAACGGCTTATTTTCTGACGGCGGGCTATCTTGCCCTGCTTGGTTTGGGAATGGGGCTAGCGGTACCGGCAACCAGTGAGCTGGTGATGGCCAGTGTCGGGGCTCAGCGCTCGGGCATGGCTTCGGCCACCATGAATGCCGTGAGGCAGACGGGTATGACCTTGGGGATCGCCCTCTTGGGTACTCTAATGAATCGGGTCATCTACACGGCCAAAGAGACTGAAAGTGGGGGACAGTTTGATCCGAGTGGGATAGCAGCGATAAATCATCAAGCGGTTGCCGCCGGCTTTGGGGTCGCCATGTTTTGGGCCGGCGTGCTTTGTTTGGGGATGACCTTATGGTTACTGCTGCTGCGTCATCCCCGTTTGGGCTCGCTTGCGGCAGCCAAAACCGCTTCTGATGATTGTTAA
- a CDS encoding MAPEG family protein gives MSLFISGFYAALTGLLVLALAYRVVRLRRAYKIGLGDGGNDALHLANRVHGNLLENAPIALLLLVLAEANGMAGVWLHLLGTIWLVARLLHAIGLTQGKGGYHPGRFLGTLFTWISILVLALFNLWQYVGRLLL, from the coding sequence ATGTCATTGTTTATATCGGGTTTTTATGCCGCATTGACGGGGCTTTTGGTCTTGGCTTTGGCCTACCGGGTGGTGCGTTTGCGCCGTGCTTACAAGATAGGCCTGGGCGATGGCGGTAACGATGCACTGCATTTGGCCAACCGGGTACACGGCAACCTGCTGGAAAATGCCCCGATAGCCTTGCTGCTTTTGGTGCTGGCCGAGGCCAACGGCATGGCCGGCGTTTGGTTACATCTACTGGGGACGATTTGGCTGGTGGCCAGATTGCTGCATGCCATAGGTCTGACCCAAGGCAAGGGCGGTTACCACCCGGGCCGTTTCCTAGGCACCTTGTTCACCTGGATAAGCATACTCGTGCTGGCGCTGTTTAACCTCTGGCAGTATGTGGGGCGCTTATTGCTCTGA